DNA from Stenotrophomonas indicatrix:
ATCTTCGACGTGAACATCGAAGGCATCTCCTACGTGCAGACCTTCCGCAACCAGTTCGATGCCCCGCTACGACAGAAGGGTATCAAGCAGGTGGCCACCGAACTGCGCAGCGGCAGCATGCAGGCTGGGCCGGCCGGCAATGGCAAATAAGGCGCTGGCGCTGCTGGAAGGTGACACCCTGCGCCTGCGCGGGGTGCTCGACCGTGCAGCGGTGATCGCGCTGTGGCCGCAACTGCAGGCCCTGCCTGCGCAGCTGTCGCGGCTGGAACTGGCGGAGGTCGAGCGCGTGGACAGCGCCGGCCTGGCATTGTTGGCCGAGCTGGCCGCACGCGCGCGCCAGGGCGGCCATCCGCTGACAATCTCCGGCGCCCCCGCCGGCTACAACGAGCTGAGCGCGGCCTACCGGCTGTCGCCCGACCTGGACTTCAACGCTACTTCTGCTGCGAGCTGACATGAACGTCGTGCGCGTTTTCCCCCTGATCCTCCTGGCCGCCGCGCTCAGCGCCTGTGCCGGCAAGCCGGCGCGCAGCGACGCGCCGACCGCCGACACCGTGGTGCCGGCGACGAACACCACCACGGTCGACAACGCTGCTGGTGCGGATGCGCCTGCTGCGAGCGTCGCAGCCGACGCCCCCGTACCTGCTGCGGCCGCGCCGGCACCGGCTACCGCCTCGCAGGGTGCAACCGGCAGTGATGCCACCGCCGCTGCACCGGGCGGCGATGACGACTTCGACGCGCTGTACGGCGCCAATGGCAGCACCACCAGCACTACCGCGTACGACCCGTGGGAACCCTTCAACCGCAAGGTGCACGGGTTCAACAACGCCGTCGACCGCGGTATCGCTCGCCCGCTGGCAACCGCCTATACCCACGTGGTGCCGCGCTTTGCCCGTACCGGCGTGAGCAACTTCTTCAGCAACCTGCGTGCGCCGCTGACCATCACCAACCAGCTGCTGCAGGGCCGCCCCGGCGACGCCTGGGACAGCCTGGGCCGGTTCCTGATGAACAGCACGCTGGGCATCGGTGGCCTGTTCGACCCGGCCAGCAAGGCGATGGTGCCGCGACGCAACGAGGACTTCGGGCAGACCCTGGGGGCCTGGGGCTGGCGTCGTTCGCGCTACGTGGAACTGCCGTTCTTCGGCCCGCGTACCGTGCGTGATGTGTTCGGCCTGGCCGGTGACATCCCGCTGTCGCCGATCCGCCGCATCGAAAGCGACAAGTACCGCATCGGTCTGCAGGGCCTTCAGCTGGTCGATACCCGCGCGCAGCTGCTGGCGATCGACGACCTGCGCGATACCGCGGTGGACGAATACGCCCTGGTCCGCGATGCCTGGATGCAGCGCCGCAATTACCAGATCGAGAACGACCTGCGTGGCAAGCGCGAGCGTGGCAGCGACGATGCGAACTCGCCGATCCCGGTCGATGCGATGCCGATGCCGCAGTGGACCAATTGACCGCTGCCGGCAACGCATGAAAAAACCCCGCCTCGGCGGGGTTTTTTGTTCTACCGGCAGGTGCCAACCTTGGTTGGCACGTCGTCTTCAGGCCGCCAGCGCCGCCTCGACCGCTTCGCGCAGGCGCGCGTCATCGGCGGCAACGTCGGGGGCAAAGCGGGCGATGACCTTGCCATCGCGGCCAACCAGGAACTTCTCGAAGTTCCACAGCACCGCCGGTGCCGGGTGGATCGGAATCTCCTTGCTGGCCAGGCGCTCGCGCAGCGGGCCTTCACCGATCGCCTGCGGCTGCGCGGCGGTCAGCTGCTGGTACAGCGGGTGGGTATCTTCACCGGCCACGCTGATCTTGGCGAACATCGGGA
Protein-coding regions in this window:
- a CDS encoding STAS domain-containing protein encodes the protein MANKALALLEGDTLRLRGVLDRAAVIALWPQLQALPAQLSRLELAEVERVDSAGLALLAELAARARQGGHPLTISGAPAGYNELSAAYRLSPDLDFNATSAAS
- a CDS encoding MlaA family lipoprotein — translated: MNVVRVFPLILLAAALSACAGKPARSDAPTADTVVPATNTTTVDNAAGADAPAASVAADAPVPAAAAPAPATASQGATGSDATAAAPGGDDDFDALYGANGSTTSTTAYDPWEPFNRKVHGFNNAVDRGIARPLATAYTHVVPRFARTGVSNFFSNLRAPLTITNQLLQGRPGDAWDSLGRFLMNSTLGIGGLFDPASKAMVPRRNEDFGQTLGAWGWRRSRYVELPFFGPRTVRDVFGLAGDIPLSPIRRIESDKYRIGLQGLQLVDTRAQLLAIDDLRDTAVDEYALVRDAWMQRRNYQIENDLRGKRERGSDDANSPIPVDAMPMPQWTN
- a CDS encoding glutathione peroxidase, translating into MSTSIQDISLTTIDGQPSSLADYQGKVLLLVNVASKCGLTPQYEGLQALYAEKHAQGLEVLGFPANNFLGQEPGSEAEIQQFCQLTYDVSFPMFAKISVAGEDTHPLYQQLTAAQPQAIGEGPLRERLASKEIPIHPAPAVLWNFEKFLVGRDGKVIARFAPDVAADDARLREAVEAALAA